The proteins below are encoded in one region of Nilaparvata lugens isolate BPH chromosome X, ASM1435652v1, whole genome shotgun sequence:
- the LOC111059743 gene encoding gem-associated protein 2 has protein sequence MEEEDRPRSNILKKVFSTYMPLTAEKVTVSDKTFLPSLEWKNEQVANFSYLRNALAIRREAEKTYGTNVKEVLPAKYSEEAWFKICIEEPIKPKKFQHHSGIGKHCYKKPSVPLLLSMSQDTLLSLLENFVMWIDEGHTSVQLSGKWIYSIFVCLEVPLLPEVCSSLRELCKLAAKERSILEEYENRTVNTLNLIICLVGHYFSQTDLAD, from the coding sequence ATGGAAGAGGAAGATAGGCCTAGGTCGAATATTCTTAAGAAGGTTTTTTCTACATATATGCCACTCACTGCAGAAAAAGTTACAGTGAGTGATAAAACATTTCTACCATCACTTGAATGGAAAAATGAGCAAGTGGCAAACTTTTCATATCTTCGTAATGCTCTTGCAATTAGAAGAGAAGCTGAGAAAACGTATGGTACAAATGTGAAAGAAGTTTTACCAGCAAAATACAGTGAAGAAGCTTGgtttaaaatatgtattgaagaACCTATTAAACCAAAAAAATTTCAACATCATTCTGGAATCGGTAAACATTGTTATAAAAAACCATCAGTGCCCCTTCTTTTGTCTATGTCTCAAGACACTCTTCTCAGTCTTCTGGAAAATTTTGTCATGTGGATAGATGAAGGACATACGTCTGTTCAGTTGAGTGGAAAATGGATCTACAGTATATTTGTGTGTTTGGAAGTTCCATTGCTTCCAGAAGTGTGTTCCTCTTTGCGCGAACTATGTAAGTTGGCTGCTAAAGAAAGGTCAATACTAGAAGAATATGAAAATCGGACTGTGAATACACTCAATCTCATCATTTGTTTAGTCGGACACTACTTTTCACAGACCGACCTAGCCGATTGA